A stretch of Clostridium sp. BJN0001 DNA encodes these proteins:
- the pyk gene encoding pyruvate kinase has translation MRKTKMICTIGPASEDLETLEKIVLAGMNASRHNFSHGDHEEHKGRIENVRKLAKKHNKQIAIILDTKGPEIRTGDFKPNKVELQKGSEFTIYAGDMSVIGDTTKCAVTYEGLAKDVKPGDTILIDDGLVGLTVKSVEGNAVKCGVNNTGLVGTHKGVNVPGVSIKLPAMTAKDKDDLIFGCEMKVDLIAASFVRKAEDVLAIRKVLTEHGGEDILICPKIESQEGVDNIDSIIEVSDAIMVARGDLGVEIPIENVPRVQKMIIKKCNAVGKPVVTATQMLDSMIRNPRPTRAEVSDIANAIFDGTDAVMLSGESANGDYPVEAVKTQARICEEAEKQLEYKVSVSKAKHHVPAVAGVISRAACNAANELKAKAIISSTQSGATARRISQCRPECPVIAVTPDERVAKKLVFSWGVFPIVADKMESTDEMLEKSVEIAKANKFVEDGDTVVLAAGVPVDKIGATNLLKVSVVE, from the coding sequence ATGAGAAAAACTAAAATGATTTGTACTATCGGACCAGCTAGTGAAGATCTTGAAACTCTTGAAAAAATAGTCTTAGCAGGAATGAATGCATCAAGACATAATTTTTCACATGGAGATCATGAAGAACATAAAGGAAGAATTGAAAATGTAAGAAAGCTTGCTAAGAAGCATAATAAGCAAATAGCAATCATTCTTGATACAAAGGGACCAGAAATCAGAACTGGAGACTTTAAACCAAACAAGGTTGAACTTCAAAAGGGTTCTGAATTCACTATATATGCTGGAGATATGTCAGTTATTGGTGATACAACTAAGTGTGCTGTTACATACGAAGGATTAGCAAAAGATGTTAAGCCTGGAGACACAATTTTAATAGATGATGGTTTAGTTGGATTAACAGTTAAATCAGTTGAAGGAAATGCTGTTAAATGTGGTGTTAACAATACTGGATTAGTTGGAACACATAAGGGAGTTAACGTTCCTGGAGTTTCAATAAAATTACCAGCAATGACTGCAAAAGATAAGGACGATTTAATCTTTGGATGCGAAATGAAAGTTGACTTAATTGCTGCTTCATTCGTAAGAAAAGCTGAAGATGTATTAGCAATAAGAAAAGTTCTTACTGAACATGGTGGAGAAGACATATTAATCTGCCCTAAGATAGAAAGCCAAGAAGGAGTAGATAATATAGATTCAATTATCGAAGTTTCAGATGCAATCATGGTTGCAAGAGGAGACTTAGGAGTTGAAATTCCAATAGAAAATGTTCCTAGAGTTCAGAAGATGATCATAAAGAAATGTAACGCAGTTGGAAAGCCAGTTGTTACAGCAACTCAGATGCTTGATTCTATGATCAGAAACCCAAGACCAACAAGAGCAGAAGTTTCAGATATAGCTAATGCTATTTTTGATGGAACAGACGCTGTTATGCTTTCAGGAGAAAGTGCTAATGGAGATTATCCAGTAGAAGCAGTTAAAACTCAGGCTAGAATTTGTGAAGAAGCTGAAAAACAATTAGAATACAAAGTATCAGTTTCAAAAGCAAAACATCATGTACCAGCTGTAGCAGGAGTTATTTCAAGAGCAGCATGTAATGCAGCTAATGAATTAAAAGCTAAAGCAATTATCTCATCAACACAGAGCGGAGCTACTGCAAGAAGAATTTCTCAGTGCAGACCAGAATGCCCAGTTATCGCTGTTACACCAGACGAAAGAGTTGCTAAGAAGTTAGTATTCTCATGGGGAGTATTCCCAATCGTAGCAGACAAGATGGAATCAACAGATGAAATGTTAGAAAAATCAGTTGAAATCGCAAAGGCAAACAAGTTTGTTGAAGATGGAGATACAGTTGTATTAGCAGCTGGAGTTCCAGTTGACAAAATTGGAGCTACTAACCTTTTAAAGGTAAGCGTTGTTGAATAA
- a CDS encoding DNA polymerase III subunit alpha, which translates to MSKNEFCHLHLHTEYSLLDGSGKIKEIIKAAKEMGMKSVAITDHGVMYGLVDFYKAAKDVGIKPILGCEIYVVAKSMYIKQADRENSNHHLVLLVKNEKGYENLMKIASKASIDGFYYKPRVDHEYLKNHSEGLIALSACLAGEVQSYELNGNYEKAKETAIFYSKIFNGDFYLELQNHGMKEQHKTNELNIKISEETGIPLVATNDVHYITKEDSKAHDVLMCIQTGKTLDDPHRRRYPSDQFYLKSPEEMWDMFSYVPEALENTIKIADSCNFDYKFHESKLPKYPLKEGQNPYTYLKDLCYSGLIERYDEFSDLQNKELDYSKINELKDKNEKVKMYVDRLEYELGIIKQMGYVDYFLIVWDFIHFAYQNKIPTGPGRGSAAGSIVAYTLGITKIDPIKYNLIFERFLNPERVSMPDIDSDFCYERRQEVIDYVVRKYGKDNVSQIITFGTMAARQCIRDVGRAMDYSYAEVDKVAKMIPTKVGTTIQSAFTLNPEFKNAYDTDERVKELIDVSLRLEGLPRHSSTHAAGVVIASNPLVSYVPLQKNEDMIVTQFGMTTLEELGLLKMDFLGLRTLTVMNDAVRMIKENRDRNIVLDKIDFDDQNVFKMIGEGKTVGVFQLESSGMTSFMKELKPDSIEDIIAGISLYRPGPMAEIPKYIEGKQNPSKVTYTTPELEPILKVTYGCLVYQEQVMQAVRDLAGYSMGRSDMVRRAMSKKKHKVMEEERKNFINGIVDEDGTVNVPGCIRNGISEEAANKIFDSMMDFASYAFNKSHAAAYAVVGYETAYLMRYYPVEMLAAMLNSVITKSDKVSHYIREASKFNIRVIPPNINEGKAKFTVKDDDIKFGLAAIKNVGSNVIDSIVETREKKGEFTSLQDFVSKIDLSCVNKRAVECLIKAGAFDTFDVYRSKLLAVYEKLMDNTSNERKKNIDGQISLFATSELKKTQIKYPDIKEFTKKNLLSMEKEMTGLYITGHPLDDYKKSLSVQVSTQIADIFAKSENNTDNDMPNDDIDIFKNDEVFMDGDRVIVGGILSSVNQKVTRNNTIMAFLRLEDLSGNIEVIVFARTYERVKKLCIADSLVVIKGRLSIKEDEETRVICESIEPLEKIDNAKVYIRADNKGAAKKINAMLKHIVNDSVRGENAVFIFAAKERQKFRVSHDKWVSLDTDIVKIFENKFGKENVKVVD; encoded by the coding sequence TTGAGCAAAAATGAATTTTGTCATCTTCATCTTCATACTGAATACAGTCTTCTTGATGGATCTGGAAAAATTAAGGAGATAATTAAGGCTGCTAAAGAAATGGGAATGAAGAGCGTAGCAATTACAGACCATGGGGTTATGTATGGTCTTGTTGATTTTTATAAAGCGGCAAAAGATGTAGGAATAAAACCTATACTTGGATGTGAGATATATGTTGTTGCAAAATCAATGTATATAAAACAGGCTGATAGGGAAAACTCAAATCATCATCTTGTTCTTCTTGTAAAGAATGAAAAAGGTTATGAAAATCTTATGAAGATAGCTTCAAAGGCTTCAATTGATGGCTTTTATTATAAACCTAGAGTTGATCATGAGTATCTTAAAAATCATAGTGAAGGGCTTATTGCTTTAAGTGCATGTTTGGCTGGTGAAGTTCAGTCATATGAACTAAATGGAAATTATGAAAAAGCTAAAGAAACTGCTATTTTTTATAGTAAAATATTTAACGGTGATTTTTATTTAGAACTTCAAAATCATGGCATGAAGGAACAGCATAAGACAAATGAACTAAACATAAAGATATCAGAGGAAACAGGTATACCACTTGTAGCTACAAATGATGTTCATTATATTACAAAAGAAGATTCTAAAGCACATGATGTTCTTATGTGTATACAGACCGGAAAAACTCTTGATGATCCTCATAGAAGGAGATATCCATCTGACCAATTTTATTTAAAGTCTCCAGAAGAAATGTGGGATATGTTTTCATATGTTCCAGAGGCTCTAGAAAATACAATAAAAATAGCAGATAGTTGCAACTTCGATTACAAATTTCATGAATCAAAACTTCCTAAATACCCACTTAAAGAAGGACAGAATCCTTATACATATTTAAAAGATTTATGTTATAGCGGGCTTATAGAGAGATATGATGAATTTAGTGATTTGCAAAATAAAGAGCTTGATTATTCAAAAATAAATGAACTCAAAGATAAAAATGAAAAAGTAAAGATGTATGTAGATAGGCTTGAATATGAGCTTGGCATAATAAAGCAGATGGGATATGTAGACTATTTCCTTATAGTATGGGATTTTATACATTTTGCATATCAAAATAAAATTCCTACAGGGCCAGGAAGAGGATCAGCAGCGGGTTCAATAGTTGCATATACGCTTGGAATAACTAAAATAGATCCTATTAAGTACAATCTTATCTTTGAGAGATTTCTTAATCCAGAGAGAGTATCTATGCCAGATATAGATAGTGATTTTTGTTATGAAAGACGTCAGGAAGTAATTGATTATGTTGTGCGTAAATATGGAAAAGATAATGTATCTCAGATAATAACTTTTGGAACAATGGCTGCACGTCAGTGTATAAGAGATGTAGGAAGAGCAATGGATTACAGCTATGCGGAAGTTGATAAAGTTGCAAAGATGATACCTACAAAAGTAGGAACTACAATTCAGAGTGCATTTACATTAAATCCTGAATTTAAAAATGCATATGATACTGATGAACGTGTAAAAGAACTTATAGATGTATCATTAAGACTTGAAGGACTTCCAAGACATTCATCTACACATGCAGCAGGAGTTGTAATTGCATCAAATCCACTTGTTTCATATGTACCGCTTCAAAAAAATGAAGATATGATAGTAACTCAGTTTGGAATGACGACACTTGAAGAACTGGGACTTTTAAAGATGGATTTCTTAGGACTTAGAACACTTACTGTAATGAATGATGCAGTAAGAATGATAAAGGAAAATAGGGATAGAAACATAGTTCTTGATAAGATAGATTTTGACGATCAGAATGTTTTTAAGATGATAGGAGAAGGAAAGACTGTAGGAGTATTCCAACTTGAATCATCAGGAATGACATCATTTATGAAAGAACTTAAGCCAGATTCTATTGAAGATATCATAGCAGGTATATCACTATATAGACCAGGTCCTATGGCTGAAATTCCAAAATATATAGAAGGAAAACAAAATCCTTCAAAAGTCACTTATACGACTCCTGAGCTTGAACCTATACTTAAAGTAACATATGGGTGTCTTGTATACCAAGAACAGGTTATGCAGGCTGTAAGAGACCTTGCAGGGTATTCTATGGGTAGAAGTGACATGGTAAGAAGAGCCATGTCTAAGAAAAAACATAAAGTTATGGAAGAAGAGCGTAAAAACTTTATAAATGGAATTGTAGATGAAGATGGAACTGTAAATGTACCTGGATGTATAAGAAACGGAATTAGTGAAGAGGCAGCAAATAAGATATTTGATTCTATGATGGATTTTGCATCTTATGCATTTAATAAATCACATGCAGCAGCATATGCAGTTGTAGGATATGAGACAGCATATCTTATGAGATATTATCCTGTTGAAATGCTTGCTGCAATGCTAAATTCAGTAATAACCAAAAGTGATAAGGTATCACATTATATAAGAGAAGCATCAAAGTTTAACATAAGAGTTATTCCTCCAAACATAAACGAGGGAAAAGCTAAGTTTACAGTTAAAGATGATGATATAAAGTTTGGGCTTGCTGCAATAAAAAATGTGGGATCAAATGTAATAGATTCAATTGTAGAGACACGTGAAAAAAAGGGAGAATTTACATCACTTCAAGATTTTGTAAGTAAAATTGATTTATCATGCGTAAATAAAAGAGCAGTTGAATGTCTTATAAAAGCTGGAGCATTTGATACATTTGATGTATATAGGTCAAAACTGCTTGCTGTTTATGAAAAACTTATGGATAATACATCAAATGAAAGAAAGAAAAATATTGATGGACAAATAAGCCTTTTTGCAACATCAGAATTAAAGAAAACTCAGATAAAGTATCCTGATATTAAGGAATTCACTAAAAAGAATTTACTATCTATGGAAAAAGAGATGACAGGACTTTACATAACTGGGCATCCTCTTGATGATTATAAAAAGAGTTTAAGTGTTCAGGTAAGCACACAGATTGCAGATATTTTTGCTAAAAGTGAAAATAATACTGATAATGATATGCCTAATGATGATATAGATATCTTCAAGAATGACGAAGTATTTATGGATGGTGATAGAGTTATAGTAGGAGGAATATTATCCTCTGTAAATCAGAAAGTTACAAGAAATAATACTATAATGGCTTTTTTAAGGCTTGAAGATTTATCTGGGAATATAGAAGTAATAGTATTTGCTAGAACGTATGAAAGAGTTAAAAAACTTTGTATAGCAGATAGTCTTGTAGTAATCAAAGGAAGATTAAGCATTAAAGAGGACGAAGAGACAAGAGTAATTTGTGAATCTATAGAACCTCTTGAAAAAATAGATAATGCAAAAGTTTATATAAGAGCAGATAATAAAGGTGCTGCTAAAAAGATAAATGCAATGCTTAAACATATAGTTAACGATTCAGTAAGAGGAGAAAATGCAGTATTTATATTTGCAGCAAAGGAAAGACAGAAGTTTAGAGTATCTCATGATAAATGGGTATCACTGGATACTGATATTGTAAAAATCTTTGAAAATAAATTTGGAAAAGAAAATGTAAAAGTAGTTGACTAA
- a CDS encoding Dabb family protein — translation MFTHIVLFKAKNPTKENLEFLKNTFLKMDGKVSVLRKLEVGVDLIRSDRSYDVGIITRFDNKEDYLTYDVHPFHVNEVKKVIKPYIECSKTLDFE, via the coding sequence ATGTTTACACATATAGTATTATTTAAAGCAAAAAATCCTACAAAAGAAAATTTAGAATTCTTAAAAAATACGTTCTTAAAAATGGATGGAAAAGTTTCTGTACTTAGAAAACTTGAAGTAGGAGTTGACTTAATAAGAAGTGATAGAAGTTATGATGTTGGAATTATAACTCGTTTTGATAATAAAGAAGATTATTTAACTTATGATGTACATCCATTTCATGTAAATGAAGTTAAAAAGGTTATAAAACCATATATTGAATGTAGTAAAACACTTGATTTTGAATAA
- the whiA gene encoding DNA-binding protein WhiA, whose protein sequence is MSFSSKVKGEICRYVDMSKEEALSEISAIMKVSGALAFSGSGLSFKMVTENPASARLIFTLLKEYFNIHSRLMVKKSNSLKKNNIYMVVITEEMGVKELLKETGILKQIDGMINIDYRIEDYISKDDKLKKAYIRGAFIGGGSISNPEKTYHLEFVTHIEEYAEELRNLINSFGLNSKVIQRKNSFIVYIKEGEQIVDLLNIIGAYTSLLQIENIRIVKEMRNNVNRLVNCETANLSKTVNAAVRQVESIKLIESTIGLKRLPENLRAVAELRLSYPDESLKELGTMLNPPVGKSGVNHRLRKIEKIADELKTKN, encoded by the coding sequence ATGTCATTTTCATCTAAGGTAAAAGGAGAAATATGCAGATACGTAGATATGTCTAAAGAAGAAGCTTTATCGGAGATATCTGCAATTATGAAAGTAAGTGGTGCACTCGCTTTTAGTGGAAGTGGACTCAGTTTTAAAATGGTAACTGAAAATCCTGCAAGTGCAAGATTAATATTTACACTTCTTAAAGAATATTTTAATATTCATTCAAGACTTATGGTCAAAAAGAGTAACTCTTTAAAAAAGAATAATATTTACATGGTAGTTATAACGGAAGAGATGGGTGTAAAGGAGCTGCTTAAGGAAACTGGAATATTGAAACAAATAGACGGAATGATAAATATAGATTATAGAATTGAAGACTATATTTCTAAAGATGATAAGCTTAAAAAAGCATATATAAGAGGTGCATTTATAGGAGGTGGAAGTATAAGTAATCCTGAAAAAACTTACCATCTTGAATTTGTAACTCATATAGAGGAATATGCTGAAGAACTAAGGAATCTTATAAATTCTTTTGGACTTAATTCAAAAGTTATTCAGAGAAAGAATAGTTTTATTGTCTATATAAAAGAAGGAGAACAGATAGTAGATCTTTTAAATATAATAGGAGCTTATACATCACTTCTTCAAATTGAAAATATAAGAATTGTAAAAGAAATGAGAAATAATGTAAATAGACTTGTTAACTGTGAAACAGCAAATCTTTCAAAGACAGTAAATGCGGCAGTAAGACAGGTTGAAAGTATAAAGCTTATTGAATCAACAATTGGTCTTAAAAGACTTCCTGAAAATTTAAGAGCAGTTGCAGAACTTAGATTAAGCTATCCTGATGAATCATTAAAAGAACTTGGAACAATGCTAAATCCACCTGTAGGAAAATCAGGTGTAAATCATAGACTTAGAAAAATAGAGAAAATAGCAGATGAATTAAAAACTAAAAACTAA
- a CDS encoding YvcK family protein: MRMRDWLKPGIRVKRWLAFGIFGILLIAFGFTELVTHRVYNFYYLIFYIFLNITGVFVLYVSVAETMKSIIALVNRGYIKVSLDSRKIESLIYEKRLLIKGPKIVVIGGGTGLSTMLRGLKYYTSNITAIVTVGDDGGGSGDLREDLGMLPPGDIRNCILALADTEPIMEDLLQYRFKDGRLKNQSFGNLFLAAMDGISDNFEEAVQKMSSVLAVTGKVIPVTLDNMKLVAVLENGNTVEGESLIPKESVKQNSKIDTFKMIPENAKPLKEALDAIREADAVVMGPGSLYTSITSNLLIKDIAKEVRKSKAIKIYISNIMTQPGETTGFKVSDHLKVLRKYGGSDIVDYVIANTGEISSELEERYKKEGSELVDIDKQKISSMGVNIIGENLIKMENGFIKHDADKLAEVLADTIMEKKLLYDKKKIIEYMYLSQRIKQRVEEEKKKI, encoded by the coding sequence ATGAGAATGCGTGACTGGCTAAAACCAGGAATAAGAGTAAAGAGATGGCTTGCTTTTGGTATATTTGGAATACTTTTAATAGCTTTTGGATTTACTGAACTTGTAACTCACAGAGTATATAATTTTTATTATTTAATATTTTATATATTTTTAAATATTACGGGTGTATTTGTACTTTATGTTTCAGTAGCAGAAACAATGAAATCTATAATTGCACTTGTAAATAGAGGGTATATAAAAGTATCACTTGATAGTAGAAAGATTGAAAGTCTTATTTATGAGAAGAGACTTTTAATAAAAGGACCTAAAATAGTAGTAATTGGCGGAGGAACAGGACTTTCTACTATGCTTCGTGGACTTAAATACTATACTTCAAATATTACAGCTATAGTTACAGTAGGAGATGATGGTGGAGGATCTGGAGATTTAAGAGAGGATCTTGGAATGCTTCCACCAGGAGATATAAGAAACTGTATATTAGCACTTGCAGATACAGAACCTATAATGGAGGATCTTCTTCAATATAGATTTAAAGATGGAAGACTTAAAAATCAAAGTTTTGGTAATTTATTTCTTGCAGCTATGGATGGAATTTCGGATAATTTTGAAGAAGCTGTTCAGAAGATGAGTTCTGTACTTGCTGTAACAGGAAAGGTTATACCAGTTACACTTGATAATATGAAGCTTGTTGCAGTTCTTGAAAATGGAAATACTGTAGAAGGAGAATCTCTAATTCCTAAAGAATCAGTAAAACAAAATTCGAAAATAGATACATTTAAAATGATACCTGAAAATGCAAAACCTTTAAAAGAGGCTCTTGATGCTATACGAGAAGCTGATGCAGTTGTAATGGGACCTGGAAGCCTTTATACAAGCATTACATCAAATCTTTTAATAAAGGATATAGCAAAAGAGGTAAGAAAATCAAAAGCGATTAAAATATATATTTCAAATATAATGACTCAACCTGGAGAAACTACAGGATTTAAAGTATCTGATCATTTAAAAGTTTTAAGAAAGTATGGAGGATCTGATATTGTAGATTACGTTATTGCAAATACAGGTGAAATATCTTCTGAATTAGAAGAAAGATATAAAAAAGAAGGTTCAGAACTTGTAGACATTGATAAGCAGAAGATATCGTCAATGGGCGTAAATATAATAGGAGAAAATCTTATAAAAATGGAGAATGGTTTTATAAAACATGATGCTGATAAACTTGCTGAAGTTCTTGCAGATACAATAATGGAAAAGAAACTTTTATATGATAAGAAGAAGATAATCGAATATATGTATTTGTCACAGAGAATAAAACAGAGAGTAGAAGAAGAAAAAAAGAAAATATAG
- the rapZ gene encoding RNase adapter RapZ, protein MRFVIVTGLSGAGKTQATRTLEDIGYFCVDNLPPKLISKFAEVCTQSSGKIEKVALVIDIRGGVFFNDLFESLNYLKRNEFEYEVLFLEASDEVLIKRFKETRRSHPLSPDGRVLTGITEEREKLRKVKDISDIIVDTSKYAIKDLREKINELYGDNVEVKRRLSITVLSFGFKYGIPVDSDLVFDVRFIPNPFYIPELKQYSGNDEPVRNYVLKQQETITFLDKLLDMLKYLIPNYIKEGKRQLIISIGCTGGRHRSVAIANELNRMLSETNYDCKIEHRDVTEDLHMGEKKL, encoded by the coding sequence ATGAGATTTGTAATAGTAACCGGTCTTTCGGGAGCTGGAAAAACTCAGGCGACAAGGACACTTGAAGATATAGGTTATTTTTGTGTAGATAATCTTCCACCTAAGTTAATATCAAAATTTGCAGAAGTTTGTACTCAGAGCAGTGGCAAAATAGAAAAAGTTGCACTTGTAATTGATATAAGAGGTGGTGTCTTTTTTAATGATTTATTTGAAAGCCTCAATTATTTAAAGAGAAATGAATTTGAATATGAAGTGTTATTTTTAGAAGCTTCTGATGAGGTTTTAATAAAAAGATTTAAAGAAACAAGGAGAAGTCATCCTCTATCTCCAGATGGAAGAGTTTTAACAGGAATAACTGAAGAGAGAGAAAAATTAAGAAAAGTAAAAGATATATCGGATATAATAGTTGATACTTCAAAATATGCTATAAAAGATTTAAGAGAAAAAATAAATGAGCTTTATGGAGATAATGTTGAAGTTAAGAGAAGACTTTCTATAACTGTTCTTAGTTTTGGATTTAAATACGGAATACCAGTAGATTCTGATCTTGTTTTTGATGTTAGATTTATACCAAATCCTTTTTATATTCCAGAGCTTAAACAGTATTCAGGCAATGATGAGCCAGTAAGAAATTATGTATTAAAGCAACAGGAAACAATAACATTTTTAGATAAATTATTAGATATGCTTAAATATTTAATTCCAAATTATATAAAAGAAGGAAAAAGACAGCTTATTATTTCTATAGGTTGTACAGGAGGAAGACATAGATCTGTTGCAATAGCTAATGAGCTTAATAGAATGCTTAGTGAAACAAATTATGATTGTAAAATTGAACATAGGGATGTAACAGAAGATCTTCATATGGGAGAAAAGAAACTATGA